The region GCGTCCTCACCACCTCAGCGCTGGTCGACTTTGCGATCCTGGCATCTGGGCCACGGCGGTTAGCCTGCCCCACAAGAAGGCCCTGGACTCCTATCCGTGCCCCCAGGGGCAAAGCGAGCGGTGAGTACCTTGGCCGTTCGCCTGCCGGGACCGGTTGTCCGCTTTACGGTGGCTCGTGTTGTCTGCGCGCTGGGAAGCCGGACGAGGGGCGGGGTCAGTGCAGCAGGAGTGGTCGCCAGCGGCGGTGGGTCCGTTGACGGATCGGACGTAGAGGTCGTCGCCGTGGCGGACGACCCAGATGGTTCGCGGGCGACCGAGCGTGCCGTCGCGTCGGAGTGAGGCGATCTTCGACTCTTCTGCCGTCCCGATCCGGGTGAGCTCATCGCTCGTCCACACGGTCATCGGCGCGTCTCCTTCAGCTTGAGCTGAGATGACGGGCCGGGACGATCAGCGCGACGACAAGGGCGAGCATGGCGGTGCCGGCGGTGAGCGAGGTTGCGAGACGCGGTGGGCCAGCAGCTCGTGGGCGCTGAGTGTGCCGGAGCCGGTGGCGGCGAAGACGGTGAGGAGGATGCCGAGTCTGAGGGACCCGCCGAGCTGGTGGGCGACGTTGACGAGCCCGGAGGCGGCACCGGCGTCTTCAGGCGCGCCGCCGGCGATGCCGGCGGTGAGGGGACTGAGGGCGGCGCCCTGGCCGATACCGATCAGGACCATCGGCAGCGCGATCCCGGTGAGGTAGGGGCTGTCGGCGGACAGGCGACTGAGCCAGGCCATCCCGATCAGCGTGACGGTGAGGCCGGCGACGACCATGCGGCGCCGGCCGAGGATGTCGCCGGCGCGCGCCCCGAACAGGAGCAACCCGCCGAAGGAGCGTGTAGGCGTTCTGCACCCACGACAGCCCGGTAGCCGAGAAGCCGAGACCAGAGGGGATCTTCGGCAGTGCGGCGATGACGACCGAGATGTCGAGCACGATCATCAGGTAGCTGACGAGGATGCCGCAAGCACGGGTGCCTAGCGGGAGCGAGCCGCGGCAGCAGAAGCAGCCCGGAGGGGTCGTCCCTTGGTCGATCGGATGATCTTTTCGTCAGTCACGTGCTGCATGTCCTTCGTCCCCAAAGCCGCCCAGGGCGGGCCTCGCCGCTTGTGGTGGAC is a window of Carbonactinospora thermoautotrophica DNA encoding:
- a CDS encoding MFS transporter, yielding MVVAGLTVTLIGMAWLSRLSADSPYLTGIALPMVLIGIGQGAALSPLTAGIAGGAPEDAGAASGLVNVAHQLGGSLRLGILLTVFAATGSGTLSAHELLAHRVSQPRSPPAPPCSPLSSR
- a CDS encoding DUF2255 family protein — protein: MTVWTSDELTRIGTAEESKIASLRRDGTLGRPRTIWVVRHGDDLYVRSVNGPTAAGDHSCCTDPAPRPASQRADNTSHRKADNRSRQANGQGTHRSLCPWGHG